The following are encoded together in the Citrus sinensis cultivar Valencia sweet orange chromosome 1, DVS_A1.0, whole genome shotgun sequence genome:
- the LOC102629431 gene encoding enoyl-CoA delta isomerase 2, peroxisomal-like, protein MCTLEKHGDVFVLTLTGSSDVDEHRFGPPAIDSILSAIAKAKAEATPGSALITTSHGKFFSNGFDLAWAQAAGSRTGARERLHFMVESFRPVVAAMMDLPMPTVAAVNGHAAAAGLTLALSHDYVIMRRDKGVLYMSEVDIGLTLPDYFAALFRAKVGSATARRDVLLRAKKIKGEEALRMGLVEAAYDSEEQVAEASMRLAKQLAGRKWAGEVYAEIRKSLYPDLCGVLGLDIRAVVSNAKL, encoded by the coding sequence ATGTGCACTTTAGAGAAACACGGCGACGTTTTTGTCCTAACCTTAACCGGTTCCTCCGACGTTGACGAACACCGGTTCGGTCCTCCCGCAATCGACTCGATCCTCTCGGCTATCGCCAAAGCCAAAGCCGAAGCAACTCCCGGCTCCGCTCTTATAACCACTTCTCATGGCAAATTCTTCTCCAACGGCTTCGACCTCGCCTGGGCCCAAGCCGCCGGCTCACGAACCGGCGCCCGGGAACGCCTCCACTTCATGGTCGAATCCTTCAGGCCGGTGGTAGCAGCCATGATGGATCTACCTATGCCTACCGTGGCCGCCGTCAACGGCCACGCAGCGGCCGCAGGGTTGACGCTGGCTTTGAGCCATGATTACGTCATCATGAGGCGTGATAAGGGCGTGCTGTACATGAGCGAGGTGGATATCGGGCTCACTCTGCCGGATTATTTTGCTGCTCTGTTTCGGGCAAAGGTGGGATCGGCTACGGCTCGGCGCGATGTGTTGCTGAGGGCTAAGAAGATCAAGGGAGAGGAGGCGCTGAGGATGGGACTCGTGGAGGCAGCATACGATAGCGAGGAACAAGTGGCCGAGGCTAGCATGCGCCTGGCAAAGCAATTGGCCGGCAGGAAGTGGGCTGGTGAGGTGTATGCGGAAATAAGGAAGAGTCTGTACCCGGACTTATGTGGCGTGCTGGGATTGGACATCAGGGCCGTTGTTTCTAATGCTaagctttga
- the LOC102628681 gene encoding enoyl-CoA delta isomerase 2, peroxisomal-like, with protein MCTLEKHGDVFVLTLTGSSDVDEHRFGPPAIDSILSAIAKAKAEATPGSALITTSHGKFFSNGLDLAWAQAAGSRAGARERLLYMVESFRPVVAAMMDLPMPTVAAANGHAAAAGFTLALSHDYVIMRRDKGVLYMSEVDIGATLPDYFTALFRAKVGSATARRDVLLRAKKIKGEEALRMGLVQAAYDSEEQVAEASMRLAKQMAGRKWAGEVYAEIRKSLYPDLCGVLGLDIRAVVSNSKL; from the coding sequence ATGTGCACTTTAGAGAAACACGGCGACGTTTTTGTCCTAACCTTAACCGGTTCCTCCGACGTTGACGAACACCGGTTCGGTCCTCCCGCAATCGACTCGATCCTCTCGGCTATTGCCAAAGCCAAAGCCGAAGCAACTCCCGGCTCCGCTCTTATTACCACTTCTCATGGCAAATTCTTCTCCAACGGCCTCGACCTCGCCTGGGCCCAAGCCGCCGGCTCACGAGCCGGCGCCCGGGAACGCCTCCTCTACATGGTCGAATCCTTCAGGCCGGTGGTAGCCGCCATGATGGATCTACCTATGCCTACCGTGGCGGCCGCCAACGGCCACGCAGCCGCCGCAGGGTTCACACTGGCTTTGAGCCATGATTACGTCATCATGAGGCGTGATAAGGGCGTGCTATACATGAGCGAGGTGGATATCGGGGCCACTCTGCCTGATTATTTTACTGCTCTGTTTCGGGCAAAGGTCGGATCGGCTACGGCTCGGCGCGATGTGTTGCTGAGGGCTAAGAAGATCAAGGGAGAGGAGGCGCTGAGGATGGGACTCGTGCAGGCAGCATACGATAGCGAGGAACAAGTGGCCGAGGCTAGCATGCGCCTGGCTAAGCAAATGGCCGGCAGGAAGTGGGCTGGTGAGGTGTATGCGGAAATAAGGAAGAGTCTGTACCCGGACTTATGTGGCGTGCTGGGATTGGACATCAGGGCCGTTGTTTCCAATTCTaagctttga
- the LOC102628379 gene encoding enoyl-CoA delta isomerase 2, peroxisomal-like, with protein sequence MCTSEKHGDVFVLTLTGSSNVDEHRLGPSAIDSILSAIAQAKAEATPGSAFITTSHGKFFSNGFDLAWAQAAGSRTGARERVNYMFKSFRPLVAAMMDLPMPTVAAVNGHAAAAGFILALSHDYVVMRRDKGVLYMSEVDIGLTLPDYCAALFREKVGSATARRDVLLRAKKIKGEEALRMGLVEAAYDSEERVAEASMRLGKQLAGRKWAGEVYAEIRKSLYPDLCGVLGLDIKAVFSNSKL encoded by the coding sequence atgtgCACCTCAGAGAAACACGGCGACGTTTTTGTCCTGACCTTAACTGGTTCCTCCAACGTAGACGAACACCGGTTAGGTCCATCCGCTATCGACTCGATCCTCTCGGCTATCGCTCAAGCCAAAGCCGAAGCCACTCCCGGCTCCGCTTTTATCACCACTTCCCATGGCAAATTCTTCTCCAACGGCTTCGACCTCGCCTGGGCCCAAGCCGCTGGCTCCCGAACCGGCGCCCGGGAACGCGTCAACTACATGTTCAAATCCTTCAGGCCGCTTGTAGCCGCCATGATGGATCTACCTATGCCTACCGTGGCCGCCGTCAACGGCCACGCAGCCGCCGCGGGGTTCATTCTGGCTTTGAGCCATGATTACGTCGTCATGAGGCGTGATAAGGGCGTGCTGTACATGAGCGAGGTGGATATCGGGCTCACCTTGCCGGATTATTGTGCTGCTCTGTTTAGGGAAAAGGTCGGATCGGCTACGGCTCGGCGCGATGTGTTGTTGAGGGCTAAGAAGATCAAGGGAGAGGAGGCGTTGAGGATGGGTCTCGTGGAGGCAGCATACGATAGCGAGGAACGAGTGGCCGAGGCTAGTATGCGCCTGGGGAAGCAGTTGGCTGGTAGAAAGTGGGCTGGTGAGGTGTATGCGGAAATAAGGAAGAGTTTGTACCCGGACTTATGTGGCGTGCTGGGATTGGACATCAAGGCTGTTTTTTCCAATTCTaaactttga
- the LOC102628090 gene encoding uncharacterized protein At4g14450, chloroplastic, which yields MADSSRNDNSGSRHQPSRLQRRRPASLQISPASSWNVAIPLLSPLATSPTTTNNKDLTMRVESRQEQRSAEGDKPVVFKKWQHPAAPFCYESAPIKASFFVPV from the coding sequence ATGGCTGATTCATCGAGAAATGATAACTCCGGTTCACGGCACCAGCCGAGCCGGCTGCAGCGGCGCCGGCCGGCTTCTCTCCAAATCAGTCCGGCTTCATCCTGGAACGTGGCGATTCCGCTTCTATCGCCGCTGGCCACCTCGCCGACGACCACCAACAATAAAGATCTGACGATGAGAGTGGAGTCACGGCAGGAGCAACGGTCGGCGGAAGGCGACAAGCCGGTGGTGTTCAAGAAGTGGCAGCACCCTGCGGCGCCGTTTTGCTACGAGTCGGCGCCTATAAAGGCGTCTTTCTTTGTGCCGGTGTAG